Proteins encoded in a region of the Apostichopus japonicus isolate 1M-3 chromosome 19, ASM3797524v1, whole genome shotgun sequence genome:
- the LOC139960465 gene encoding uncharacterized protein → MLHILMYIGTVCRGMDRPVNGVVSLVLISLCIHNCRCSSGCFDLNGKCLRQADISVTQSEAVTYCSDRGGELFQVTNEDDFSRRSKAISSYGANFPIWLDGYHDGDAWRSGGFSYYSEGHASNTGYWPFAPSLSVSNVASIAGVCLAQTATEYYNTVACNSQLDVICSFNSWTTFVPGIQTTYEPTTQISSTKRPTTSQPTTTREPSTEPTTTSEPTTPQPTTTDKITTTSSTTRKRPTTPQPTTTRAEPSTEPTTTSAPTTPQPTTTDQISTTSSTTRKRPTTSQPTTTRQLSTVPTTTSAPTTPQPTTTDQISTTSSTTRKRPTTSQPTTTREPSTEPTTTSAPTTPQPTTTDKITTTSSTTRKRPTTSQTTTTREPSTEPTTTSAPTTPQLTTTYKISTTSSTTRKRPTTSQPTTTSEPSTAPTTTSAPTTPQLITTDKISTTLSTTRKRLTTSQPTTTHEPSTEPTTTPQPTTTTPQPTTTRAEPSTEPLTTILPTTRQPSTTNDPFTVESFTTRRSTSYPTTTTTNEPFDETSKASPTLQNIDNCSTLLYTTRVQESSVEGTYYMRSQEGCLDNVPFEWTPVKSLTQCGLFCLQYQQNGNKCLSFNVHEQQMGDLYCQLNIH, encoded by the exons CGATGTTCATCAG GCTGTTTTGACTTGAATGGAAAATGTCTTCGACAAGCCGACATATCAGTTACCCAATCGGAGGCAGTAACATACTGTTCTGACAGAGGTGGAGAACTTTTTCAGGTTACTAATGAAGACGATTTCTCGAGGAGATCAAAAGCTATTTCTTCATACGGTGCGAATTTTCCAATATGGCTGGATGGCTATCACGACGGTGATGCTTGGCGTAGCGGTGGTTTCAGTTATTACAGTGAGGGGCACGCCTCAAATACCGGGTACTGGC CTTTTGCTCCCAGTCTTAGTGTTTCTAATGTTGCATCCATTGCAGGAGTATGCTTAGCACAAACAGCTACTGAATACTACAACACAGTAGCCTGCAACAGCCAATTGGATGTAATCTGTTCTTTTAATTCTTGGACTACTTTCG TTCCTGGCATTCAGACAACATATGAACCTACAACGCAAATTTCTTCAACAAAGCGCCCGACTACATCTCAACCGACTACAACACGCGAACCGTCCACGGAGCCAACGACAACAAGTGAGCCGACAACACCGCAGCCAACTACAACAGATAAAATTACTACTACGTCATCAACAACAAGAAAACGCCCGACTACACCTCAACCGACTACAACACGCGCGGAACCGTCCACGGAGCCAACGACAACAAGTGCACCGACAACACCGCAGCCGACTACAACAGATCAAATTTCCACTACGTCATCAACAACAAGAAAACGCCCGACTACATCTCAACCGACTACAACACGCCAACTGTCTACTGTGCCAACGACAACAAGTGCACCGACAACACCGCAGCCGACTACAACAGATCAAATTTCCACTACGTCATCAACAACAAGAAAACGCCCGACTACATCTCAACCGACTACAACACGCGAACCGTCCACGGAGCCAACGACAACAAGTGCACCGACAACACCGCAGCCGACTACAACAGATAAAATTACTACTACGTCATCAACAACAAGAAAACGCCCGACTACATCTCAAACGACTACAACACGCGAACCGTCCACGGAGCCAACGACAACAAGTGCACCGACTACACCGCAGCTAACTACAACATATAAAATTTCTACTACGTCATCAACAACAAGAAAACGCCCGACTACGTCTCAACCGACTACTACAAGCGAACCGTCCACGGCGCCAACGACAACAAGTGCACCGACTACACCGCAGCTAATAACAACAGATAAAATTTCCACTACGTTGTCAACAACAAGAAAACGCCTGACTACATCTCAACCGACTACAACACACGAACCGTCCACGGAGCCAACGACAACACCGCAGCCAACGACAACAACACCGCAGCCAACTACAACACGCGCGGAACCGTCCACGGAACCATTGACGACAATTCTACCGACTACACGCCAGCCATCTACAACGAATGACCCATTTACTGTGGAATCATTCACAACACGCAGGTCGACTTCATATCCCACAACAACTACCACTAATGAACCTTTTGATGAAACATCAAAGGCCTCTCCTACACTCCAGAACATTGACAATTGTTCTACTTTACTTTATACGACCAGAGTTCAAG AATCCAGTGTTGAAGGTACCTATTACATGAGGTCTCAGGAAGGCTGCTTGGATAACGTGCCATTTGAATGGACGCCGGTCAAAAGTTTGACGCAATGTGGATTATTCTGTCTTCAATACCAGCAGAATGGAAACAAATGTTTATCATTTAATGTCCATGAGCAACAGATGGGTGATCTTTACTGTCAACTTAATATACACTAA